From one Bifidobacterium sp. WK012_4_13 genomic stretch:
- a CDS encoding pyridoxal phosphate-dependent aminotransferase, translated as MSETALNVEGTPGAGQAPENPIDGEFQLDRMIATRAQRIPGNPFAMGDARVARAVANGEDVIDLSKGNPDGQPPDFMVDEAVRASHDPADFRYTAFNGKPAFLQAAASWYRREHGVELDPKTQLLAVSGASVGIGLVALTLIDPGDLVVVPGPYYPQYEGSTAVAQGRLHALPTDEEHGFLPDLDAVDESVWREAKLLILNYPNNPTGAVANPEFFAKAVALAKRYHFIIMHDFAYAGIGFDDAAPISLLETPGAMDVSVELCSLSKMYMVAGWRGGFIAGNSVLVDAIKALNQQTTLLVTSTVLDAGTVALNSDQASVGVLAARYRKRFETLKAGMAQAGLHLCDAHGGLFAWMRVPTGTNDRDFTTWLLHSAGVAVLAGSDFGPTGEGFVRLSLLKPESELDEAARRIGEAMKTR; from the coding sequence ATGAGTGAGACGGCATTGAACGTGGAAGGAACGCCAGGCGCAGGGCAGGCACCGGAGAATCCGATAGATGGTGAATTCCAGCTCGACAGGATGATCGCAACGCGGGCGCAGCGCATTCCGGGCAATCCGTTCGCCATGGGTGATGCGCGAGTCGCGCGAGCCGTCGCGAACGGCGAAGATGTGATCGACCTGAGCAAGGGCAACCCAGACGGTCAGCCCCCTGACTTCATGGTGGACGAGGCAGTCCGTGCCAGCCATGACCCCGCAGATTTTCGCTACACTGCATTCAATGGAAAGCCTGCATTCCTGCAGGCGGCGGCATCTTGGTACAGGCGCGAACATGGGGTCGAGCTTGATCCGAAGACCCAGCTGCTTGCCGTAAGCGGTGCGTCGGTCGGCATCGGATTGGTGGCGCTTACCCTGATAGACCCCGGCGATCTCGTTGTGGTGCCCGGGCCATATTATCCACAGTATGAAGGCTCTACAGCCGTCGCACAGGGCCGTTTGCATGCGTTGCCAACCGACGAGGAGCACGGCTTCCTTCCCGATCTGGATGCGGTCGATGAGTCGGTGTGGCGCGAAGCCAAACTGCTGATACTGAACTATCCGAACAATCCGACCGGTGCAGTAGCCAATCCTGAATTCTTTGCCAAGGCAGTCGCGCTCGCCAAGCGCTATCACTTCATCATCATGCATGATTTCGCCTATGCCGGCATCGGATTTGATGATGCCGCGCCCATCAGTCTGCTTGAGACCCCTGGTGCGATGGACGTATCAGTGGAGCTATGCTCGCTTTCGAAGATGTATATGGTGGCAGGCTGGCGTGGCGGCTTCATTGCCGGGAACTCGGTGCTGGTGGATGCGATCAAGGCCCTGAACCAGCAGACCACGCTGCTCGTCACGTCGACGGTGCTGGATGCCGGAACCGTGGCTCTCAACAGCGATCAAGCCTCCGTCGGTGTGCTCGCAGCGAGGTACAGGAAGCGTTTTGAGACGCTTAAGGCAGGAATGGCACAGGCAGGGCTTCATCTGTGCGACGCCCACGGTGGCCTTTTCGCATGGATGCGCGTTCCGACAGGCACCAATGACCGTGACTTCACTACATGGCTGCTGCATAGTGCGGGTGTGGCGGTTCTTGCCGGGTCGGATTTCGGACCCACGGGTGAGGGCTTCGTGCGTCTGAGCCTACTGAAGCCCGAGTCCGAGCTTGACGAGGCGGCACGCCGCATCGGCGAGGCCATGAAGACACGGTAG
- the purT gene encoding formate-dependent phosphoribosylglycinamide formyltransferase, with the protein MLGSGELGREIVIELMRLGAWVCAADSYEGAPAAQVAHESRVLDMANPDRLDALIDEIQPDIIIPEVEAIATQELQKAADRGIQVTPSSQIAAICMDRERLRVLAHESLGLPTTPYRFAGSLDELLAGAQAVGFPCVIKPIMSSSGHGQSVARSADDLEASWDEAQRGRRSADDGEISRVIVEAFAPLQSELTVLTVSSSSGTVTCEAIGQRQEDGDYRESWQPVDLDSSVLEKARALAVQIVDGLVDVAHGNGERGWGVFGVELFVLTDGSLLFNEVSPRPHDTGMVTMISQRLSEFALHARAVLGIPVTQSDTRLSIPQSSTAASRAIVVEGDGEATFTGVERALSEQGTELRLFGKPSVHGHRRMGVALSTASSIQDARNKTQTIVDALTIRVH; encoded by the coding sequence ATGCTCGGTTCGGGTGAGCTTGGCAGGGAGATAGTGATCGAACTCATGCGTTTGGGAGCGTGGGTGTGCGCCGCGGACAGTTATGAAGGCGCACCTGCGGCCCAGGTGGCGCACGAATCGCGCGTGCTTGACATGGCCAATCCAGATAGGCTCGATGCGCTCATCGACGAGATTCAACCTGACATCATCATTCCGGAGGTGGAGGCCATCGCCACCCAGGAATTGCAGAAGGCGGCCGATCGAGGCATTCAGGTCACGCCAAGCTCGCAGATTGCAGCGATCTGCATGGATCGCGAGCGTCTGCGCGTTCTGGCACACGAATCACTGGGACTGCCGACCACTCCATATCGATTTGCAGGCAGCCTCGACGAGTTGCTTGCGGGTGCGCAAGCCGTGGGATTCCCCTGCGTCATCAAACCGATCATGAGTTCTTCCGGCCACGGACAATCCGTGGCACGTTCCGCCGACGATCTGGAAGCTTCCTGGGACGAGGCACAGCGTGGGCGCAGATCTGCTGACGATGGCGAAATCTCTCGCGTGATCGTGGAAGCCTTCGCACCGCTGCAATCCGAACTGACGGTGCTCACCGTGAGTTCATCGTCCGGAACCGTCACCTGCGAAGCCATTGGACAGAGGCAGGAGGACGGCGACTACCGCGAATCCTGGCAGCCAGTCGACCTCGACTCATCCGTGCTTGAGAAGGCACGCGCGCTGGCCGTCCAGATAGTGGATGGCTTGGTGGACGTCGCCCACGGCAATGGCGAACGGGGCTGGGGAGTCTTCGGTGTCGAACTCTTCGTGCTTACGGACGGATCGCTGCTTTTCAACGAAGTGTCCCCCCGGCCTCATGACACCGGCATGGTGACGATGATCTCCCAAAGACTGAGCGAATTCGCACTTCACGCCCGTGCCGTCCTTGGCATTCCCGTGACGCAATCGGACACCCGACTCTCGATTCCGCAATCCTCGACGGCCGCAAGTCGTGCGATCGTCGTGGAAGGCGATGGCGAGGCGACATTCACCGGAGTCGAACGGGCACTGTCCGAGCAGGGCACGGAGCTTAGACTCTTTGGAAAGCCTTCCGTTCATGGGCACAGAAGGATGGGCGTCGCGCTTTCGACTGCGTCATCGATACAGGATGCCAGGAATAAGACACAGACAATCGTGGATGCATTGACGATCCGCGTGCATTGA
- a CDS encoding SOS response-associated peptidase, whose translation MIDELADFYQATPTGKLPGKSWNIRPTQEVATILDGKDSIRHLAPSHWSFVPPWSNTVSLQYPTFNARLETVLEKATYQHAAQLQRCVIPASGYYEWRNHRDPFYFSNQDVAPLSIAGLYGWWRPQPRHHWTLTSTILTREATDNVESIHGRMPVLIADDLLDDWLDPKTAAQDILPIAQARSESLGKDLQFWQVKPLHGDAPTLTESII comes from the coding sequence GTGATTGACGAGTTGGCTGATTTCTATCAGGCGACTCCCACAGGCAAGCTACCTGGAAAGTCATGGAACATCAGGCCCACCCAGGAGGTTGCGACGATTCTCGACGGAAAGGACAGCATCCGCCATCTTGCCCCGTCACATTGGAGCTTTGTGCCACCGTGGTCAAATACGGTTTCCTTGCAATATCCGACATTCAATGCACGCTTGGAAACCGTGCTTGAAAAAGCGACATATCAGCATGCGGCGCAATTGCAGCGATGCGTCATCCCGGCTTCTGGATACTACGAATGGCGCAACCACAGGGATCCTTTCTATTTCTCGAATCAGGACGTGGCTCCGCTGTCAATCGCCGGGCTATATGGATGGTGGCGGCCGCAACCACGGCACCATTGGACGCTGACAAGCACCATCCTCACCAGAGAGGCGACTGACAACGTCGAATCAATACATGGCAGAATGCCCGTCCTGATTGCAGATGACCTGCTGGACGACTGGCTCGATCCCAAAACCGCCGCACAGGACATTCTTCCCATCGCACAGGCGCGAAGCGAGTCGCTTGGGAAAGACCTTCAGTTCTGGCAGGTCAAGCCGCTGCATGGCGACGCCCCAACGCTCACCGAAAGCATCATATGA
- a CDS encoding SDR family NAD(P)-dependent oxidoreductase, translating to MIKAQEALNMARNLGTQAADYATNFVEEHGVALKRTQSAARFQGARVVITGAGSGLGKAVARLIVAEGGRVALWGQHKTNIQEVADELNEQYGTASHPVAFPFRVDVSQAPAVNRTAQKTIDALGGVNVVINNAGIISGRLFRELDDRSIRQTFAVNSMALFWVTKAFLNELEKHRRAHIVNVASIAGYVSVARQTDYSASKCAAVGFTNALRAELKSEHSSVKTLLVCPYYIDTGMFSGVDAGLLRRAMRMLSTEKVADAIVDAVANGKERLFVPKVGELGTLLAALPVSLADRLLDVMHANDAMAHFVGKGETKPAE from the coding sequence ATGATCAAAGCACAAGAAGCATTGAACATGGCGAGGAATCTGGGGACGCAGGCCGCAGACTATGCGACGAACTTCGTTGAGGAGCATGGTGTCGCATTGAAGCGAACGCAATCAGCTGCACGCTTCCAAGGCGCTCGCGTCGTGATAACCGGCGCAGGTTCAGGACTGGGCAAAGCCGTTGCCCGGCTTATCGTTGCCGAGGGCGGACGCGTGGCGCTCTGGGGACAGCATAAGACCAATATCCAGGAAGTCGCTGACGAGCTCAATGAGCAATATGGCACCGCGAGTCATCCGGTGGCATTCCCTTTCAGGGTTGACGTGTCTCAGGCTCCTGCGGTGAACCGTACGGCACAGAAGACGATCGACGCACTGGGCGGGGTCAATGTCGTGATCAACAACGCAGGAATAATCAGCGGCAGACTCTTCAGGGAACTCGACGATAGAAGCATCCGTCAGACCTTCGCCGTGAACAGCATGGCCCTGTTCTGGGTCACGAAGGCGTTCCTGAACGAGCTTGAGAAGCATCGCCGAGCCCATATCGTCAATGTGGCCTCAATCGCAGGATACGTCTCCGTTGCAAGGCAGACTGATTATTCGGCAAGCAAGTGCGCTGCGGTAGGATTCACGAATGCGCTCAGGGCGGAATTGAAAAGCGAGCACAGTTCAGTCAAGACTCTGCTGGTGTGCCCCTATTATATTGACACCGGCATGTTCTCGGGTGTGGATGCGGGTCTGCTCCGACGGGCGATGCGCATGCTCAGCACTGAAAAAGTGGCTGATGCGATCGTAGATGCCGTGGCGAACGGGAAGGAACGCCTGTTCGTCCCCAAGGTAGGCGAGCTCGGCACCCTGCTGGCAGCCTTGCCGGTTTCGCTTGCGGACCGTCTGCTCGATGTGATGCATGCGAATGATGCGATGGCGCATTTTGTCGGCAAGGGCGAGACGAAACCGGCTGAATAG
- the purC gene encoding phosphoribosylaminoimidazolesuccinocarboxamide synthase, translating to MEKRELLYEGKAKKLYATDDPDILWVEYMNQATAGNGAKKEQIAGKGQLNNTITSMVFKLLARKGIASHFVKRLSENDQLVRKMTMFPLEIVMRNVAAGSFAKRYGIKEGTELASPVLEFFYKSDPLNDPFINNDDILALKLASWEELEIISAKAREINKALRSIFADVDVRLVDFKVEMGTTSDGMILLADEITPDTCRLWDTRNAGTANEESDGVSIEHLDKDIFRRDLGSIIPAYEEILDRLTELDESQSGSDVTEN from the coding sequence ATGGAGAAAAGGGAGTTGCTTTACGAAGGTAAGGCAAAGAAACTGTATGCAACCGACGACCCAGACATCCTGTGGGTTGAATATATGAATCAGGCCACCGCCGGCAACGGAGCCAAGAAAGAGCAGATTGCCGGCAAGGGCCAGCTGAATAACACGATCACTTCCATGGTGTTCAAGCTCCTTGCCAGAAAGGGCATCGCAAGCCACTTCGTAAAGCGCCTTTCCGAGAACGATCAGCTCGTTCGCAAGATGACGATGTTCCCACTCGAGATCGTCATGCGCAATGTGGCCGCTGGCTCGTTCGCGAAGCGATATGGCATCAAGGAAGGCACGGAACTGGCCTCCCCCGTTCTTGAGTTCTTCTACAAGAGCGACCCCCTGAACGACCCATTCATCAACAATGACGACATTCTCGCACTCAAGCTTGCAAGCTGGGAAGAGTTGGAGATCATATCGGCCAAGGCACGGGAGATCAACAAGGCACTGCGCTCGATATTCGCGGACGTCGACGTCAGACTCGTCGATTTCAAGGTGGAGATGGGAACGACCAGCGATGGCATGATCCTGCTCGCCGACGAAATCACTCCTGACACATGCCGCCTCTGGGACACCAGAAACGCTGGAACCGCAAACGAAGAGAGCGATGGCGTGTCCATCGAGCATCTTGACAAGGACATCTTCCGCAGGGATCTCGGAAGCATCATCCCCGCCTATGAGGAGATACTTGACAGGCTCACGGAACTGGACGAGTCGCAGTCAGGCTCGGACGTCACGGAAAACTGA
- a CDS encoding multidrug efflux SMR transporter: MFVWLILVISGVSESVWATALGKSEGLTKLWPDVVFVVGMVISMAGLAYSMREIPTSTAYAVWVGIGAALTVTYAMITKTEPVSLARILLIIGLVACVVGLKIVH, encoded by the coding sequence ATGTTCGTTTGGCTGATTCTAGTTATTTCCGGCGTATCCGAATCTGTGTGGGCTACAGCCTTGGGCAAATCCGAAGGGCTTACTAAGCTGTGGCCAGACGTGGTGTTCGTTGTTGGCATGGTGATAAGCATGGCAGGCCTTGCTTATTCAATGCGCGAGATACCAACCAGCACTGCTTATGCGGTATGGGTAGGCATAGGGGCCGCATTGACGGTCACCTATGCGATGATCACGAAAACGGAACCAGTTTCGCTGGCACGTATTTTGCTTATCATCGGTCTGGTCGCCTGTGTGGTAGGACTGAAAATC